A window of Stenotrophomonas indicatrix genomic DNA:
GTAGCGTTTGCACATTCCCCAGGAGGACCTCCGCCATGGCCAACCCGATGCTGCTGCCGGTCCTGCAATGGGCACGCCGGCTGCGCTACCCCACCCTGTTCAAGCTGACCGCGGGCCTGTTCGCGCTGACCCTGTTCATCCCCGACCCGATTCCGTTCGTCGACGAACTGATGCTGGGCTTGGGCACCCTGCTGCTGGCCAACTGGAAGAATCGCAGCGCGACCACGCCACCGCCCCTGGAGCAGCGTTGAACCTGCTGGTCGACAGCCACTGCCATCTGGATGCCAGCGAATTCGATGGCGACCGCGCGGCGGTCATCGAGCGCGCGCGCGCTGCCGGCGTGCAGATGCAGGTGGTTCCGGCGGTCACTGCGGCCAGCTGGCCAAAGCTGCGCGAGGTCTGCCAGCAGGCGACGGGCCTCTACCCCGCCTATGGCCTGCACCCGATGTTCCTTGACCAGCACCGGCCCGAACACCTGCCGCAGCTGCGTGAATGGATCGACCAGGAGCGGCCCT
This region includes:
- a CDS encoding DUF6116 family protein is translated as MANPMLLPVLQWARRLRYPTLFKLTAGLFALTLFIPDPIPFVDELMLGLGTLLLANWKNRSATTPPPLEQR